The Paenibacillus sp. MBLB1832 genome has a window encoding:
- the fliY gene encoding flagellar motor switch phosphatase FliY: protein MNNRDYLSQEEIDALLRQSSEESSTSSFHGPPQVEDFLSPLEQDALGEIGNITFGSAATALSTLLGKKVDITTPKVSVIGKEELEEQFPKPHVAVHVNYVDGFDGINLLVIKTRDAQVIADLMMGGDGTGGDENLSEIHISAVQEAMNQMMGSSATSMSTIFNRFVNISPPGIDILNLSKGEGKLPDEDVFIKISFRLAIGDLIDSNIMQLLPVPFAKEMVSILMGGGETEAAMEVAPAAQAPAPVAAPVQEAPKAQPAPVYEQPLYQQPVYEQPMYQQPPPMGQPMYPPQQPMYAQPPAAFGGMPNRNVNVQPVQFGNLQSGSFTQADDTNLNLLLDIPLKVTVELGRTNKVIKDILELSQGSIIELDKLAGEPVDILVNNKLIAKGEVVVIDENFGVRVTDIVNQWERIQKLQ, encoded by the coding sequence ATGAATAACAGAGATTATTTATCGCAGGAAGAGATTGATGCTTTATTACGACAGTCGTCCGAAGAAAGCTCGACATCTTCTTTTCATGGGCCTCCACAAGTGGAAGATTTTTTATCACCGCTTGAGCAGGATGCACTTGGTGAGATTGGTAACATCACCTTTGGCAGCGCGGCGACAGCTTTGTCTACATTACTTGGCAAAAAAGTCGACATTACGACGCCCAAGGTTTCTGTCATCGGCAAAGAAGAGTTGGAAGAACAATTTCCAAAACCTCACGTTGCTGTACATGTCAATTATGTAGATGGCTTTGATGGCATCAATTTGTTAGTCATCAAAACGCGCGATGCTCAAGTCATTGCGGATCTCATGATGGGTGGAGATGGCACTGGCGGGGATGAAAATCTAAGTGAAATTCATATCAGTGCGGTGCAGGAAGCGATGAATCAAATGATGGGATCATCCGCGACATCGATGTCTACCATCTTTAATCGATTTGTCAATATCTCTCCACCAGGAATCGACATATTAAATTTGTCGAAAGGAGAAGGAAAACTGCCAGATGAGGACGTATTTATTAAGATATCGTTCCGACTTGCGATTGGCGACCTTATTGATTCCAATATCATGCAGTTATTACCTGTTCCTTTCGCCAAAGAAATGGTTTCAATCCTTATGGGTGGTGGTGAGACAGAGGCAGCGATGGAAGTTGCTCCTGCTGCGCAAGCGCCTGCTCCAGTAGCAGCACCGGTGCAAGAAGCGCCTAAAGCGCAACCAGCACCTGTGTATGAGCAACCTTTGTACCAACAGCCAGTGTATGAACAGCCGATGTATCAGCAGCCTCCTCCTATGGGGCAGCCGATGTATCCGCCACAACAACCGATGTATGCGCAGCCTCCAGCTGCTTTTGGTGGAATGCCTAATCGTAATGTGAATGTTCAACCTGTACAGTTTGGTAATTTACAGTCTGGTTCATTTACACAAGCAGATGATACGAATTTGAACCTATTGTTAGACATTCCTCTTAAGGTAACCGTCGAGCTAGGTAGGACAAATAAGGTGATTAAGGACATCTTAGAATTGTCTCAGGGTTCGATCATTGAATTGGACAAGCTTGCTGGTGAGCCCGTAGATATTTTGGTTAACAATAAGCTTATTGCCAAGGGTGAAGTTGTAGTCATCGATGAGAATTTTGGGGTTCGTGTTACGGACATTGTGAATCAATGGGAACGAATCCAAAAATTACAATAA
- the fliM gene encoding flagellar motor switch protein FliM translates to MVDVLSQNEIDALLAALSSGEMDADELKKEETQKKVRAYDFKRAVRFSKDHIRSLTRIHENFARFLTTYFSAQLRTFVQINVVQVEQLPYDEFIRSIPKMTILNIFEAEPLEGRMVLEVHPNVAFAMLDRLLGGAGTTPTKINALTEIETIVMERIFSRAFDSLQEAWKTVIDIQPRLEALETNPQFMQIVSPNETIALISLSTKIGDTTGMINLCIPHVVIEPIMPRLSVHHWFVSQKKTRAPEEVEALQSRLEKTKLPLIAELGSSEISIRDFLGLTTGDVIPLHKSVEDSLLVRVGEKLKYLGSPGTVKGKMAVQITEIVNEGEEDYDE, encoded by the coding sequence ATGGTTGATGTTTTATCGCAAAATGAGATCGATGCCTTATTAGCTGCTTTATCCTCTGGCGAAATGGATGCAGATGAGCTGAAGAAGGAGGAAACACAGAAGAAGGTAAGGGCTTATGATTTTAAGAGAGCCGTGCGCTTCTCGAAGGATCATATTCGGAGCTTAACTCGGATTCATGAAAATTTTGCGCGATTTTTAACGACGTATTTCTCAGCACAGCTGCGCACATTCGTACAAATTAATGTTGTCCAGGTTGAACAGCTACCCTATGATGAATTTATTCGTTCGATCCCGAAAATGACCATTTTGAACATCTTTGAAGCAGAGCCTTTAGAGGGTCGAATGGTACTTGAGGTTCATCCCAATGTTGCTTTCGCTATGTTGGATCGATTACTTGGTGGGGCAGGTACAACTCCAACCAAAATTAATGCGTTAACCGAGATTGAAACCATCGTTATGGAAAGAATCTTCAGCAGAGCTTTTGACAGCTTGCAAGAAGCTTGGAAAACCGTCATCGATATACAGCCTCGATTAGAGGCACTCGAAACGAATCCGCAATTTATGCAGATTGTTTCGCCGAATGAAACGATTGCCTTGATTTCGTTAAGCACGAAAATCGGGGATACCACGGGAATGATTAATTTATGTATTCCCCACGTGGTCATTGAACCAATCATGCCTCGTCTTTCCGTGCATCACTGGTTTGTTTCACAGAAGAAGACGAGAGCTCCTGAGGAAGTGGAAGCACTTCAATCGCGCTTGGAAAAAACCAAGTTGCCTCTAATTGCAGAACTGGGATCGTCTGAGATATCAATCCGAGATTTCCTTGGTTTGACAACAGGTGATGTAATCCCGCTGCATAAATCCGTCGAAGATTCGCTTTTAGTCAGAGTAGGCGAGAAGCTGAAATATCTCGGAAGCCCGGGTACTGTAAAAGGGAAGATGGCTGTACAGATTACAGAAATCGTGAATGAAGGAGAAGAAGACTATGATGAATAA
- a CDS encoding flagellar biosynthetic protein FliO, with protein sequence MKRRQSKLVIGALSLYSLLATTQFVHADTDSSTDSTIVDYPGSTSSMDSFFMVAKVISVLVLIIGLFLVLMRYLAKKNKGSLFGNSIRSIGGVPLGPNKSIQIVEIGHSLFVVGVGENIQLLDKIIDADEVAYITELLQSSQDERMGIASLSKWISKLPSRKTVVEEEVELTSSFQQVFHDKLKRVTDRNKNVEEWLSDQKQKDRLNEE encoded by the coding sequence ATGAAAAGACGTCAATCGAAACTGGTTATAGGTGCACTAAGTTTATATTCGCTTTTAGCAACTACACAATTCGTCCATGCGGATACGGATTCGAGTACAGACTCTACCATCGTGGACTATCCAGGATCAACGAGTTCAATGGATTCCTTCTTCATGGTGGCAAAAGTTATTTCTGTGCTTGTTCTCATTATTGGACTCTTCCTAGTACTTATGAGATATCTCGCGAAGAAAAATAAAGGTTCACTGTTCGGGAACTCGATCCGATCGATAGGTGGAGTTCCCCTGGGCCCCAATAAATCGATTCAAATTGTTGAAATTGGGCACTCGCTCTTCGTAGTTGGCGTTGGTGAAAATATTCAATTGCTGGATAAAATCATTGACGCCGATGAAGTTGCGTATATCACTGAGCTTTTACAATCCTCACAAGATGAACGAATGGGGATAGCCTCTCTGAGTAAATGGATCAGTAAGCTTCCATCTAGGAAAACTGTCGTTGAGGAAGAGGTAGAACTGACTTCATCATTTCAACAGGTGTTCCATGATAAATTGAAGAGAGTTACAGATCGAAACAAGAATGTGGAAG
- a CDS encoding response regulator, whose product MANRILIVDDAAFMRMMIRDILSKNGYEVCGEANDGAQAIEKYKELKPDLITMDITMPEMDGIQALKEIKKIEPNAKVIMCSAMGQQAMVIDAIQAGAKDFIVKPFQADRVIEAIKKTLG is encoded by the coding sequence ATGGCTAACCGTATTCTTATTGTGGATGATGCAGCTTTTATGAGAATGATGATTCGTGATATTTTATCTAAAAATGGGTATGAAGTTTGTGGCGAAGCGAATGATGGCGCACAAGCTATCGAAAAATATAAAGAATTGAAACCTGATCTCATCACAATGGATATCACAATGCCAGAGATGGACGGAATTCAAGCTTTGAAAGAAATTAAGAAAATCGAGCCAAATGCAAAAGTGATTATGTGTTCCGCGATGGGGCAACAAGCGATGGTTATCGACGCTATCCAAGCTGGAGCAAAGGATTTCATTGTGAAGCCTTTCCAAGCTGACCGTGTTATTGAAGCAATTAAAAAGACTCTAGGTTAA